One stretch of Paenibacillus sp. AN1007 DNA includes these proteins:
- a CDS encoding extracellular solute-binding protein, protein MKFVRKKRFSPLVMLTLLVTIMAGCSGGAPPDTAAQAPAEENKEATVEPVQEKQEPAVDLKGRAVRISNWWDASPKGDSEADERARERIKNVEEKYNVKISYLNTDYGSTSEKISSSVMANEPFAEIVRVPDGYIWGLMQGGFLTPLDDYLKDTQIKPDVIDSMRFGTDKVYGLTGWYTPNDSGMFYNKRIFKEAGLKDPQQLLEEDNWNWDTMLDAAKKLTVDKNGDGKMDQYGLSGAYYVLHETLIGSNGGKMYDEAAQKAAFDSPESLEALNFLYSLYNDHKVVKANAGNDWEDPSKFFSEGNIAMYPGGLWEVEGRILDKLKDEWGYVYMPKGSKAKTYLDTVNSTESFVIPKGVKDADIIVKIWEELQDFDNWQDNHRLWLENILPDEASIANAMNDNGQVERVYGARAGGLGVKEALGSVTEKFVKGEVTPSTGVAQIIGPAQAGIQKVLKGEKSK, encoded by the coding sequence ATGAAGTTTGTGAGGAAGAAAAGGTTTAGCCCGCTGGTGATGCTCACTTTACTGGTAACCATCATGGCTGGCTGCAGCGGGGGAGCGCCACCTGATACAGCAGCACAGGCACCTGCGGAGGAAAACAAAGAAGCGACGGTCGAACCCGTTCAGGAGAAACAGGAGCCGGCAGTGGATTTGAAAGGTAGAGCTGTCCGCATATCAAACTGGTGGGATGCTTCTCCCAAAGGAGACTCGGAAGCAGACGAACGCGCTCGTGAGCGAATCAAAAATGTAGAAGAGAAATACAACGTTAAAATTTCCTATTTGAATACAGATTACGGATCAACGTCCGAGAAAATTTCTTCATCGGTGATGGCAAATGAACCTTTTGCAGAGATTGTCCGGGTGCCTGACGGGTATATCTGGGGGCTCATGCAGGGCGGATTTCTTACACCACTGGATGACTATCTGAAAGATACGCAGATCAAGCCGGATGTCATCGATTCCATGCGATTCGGGACGGATAAAGTATATGGTCTGACAGGATGGTATACCCCGAATGACAGCGGAATGTTTTACAACAAACGAATATTCAAGGAAGCTGGTTTGAAAGACCCGCAGCAGCTGTTGGAAGAGGATAACTGGAACTGGGATACGATGCTGGATGCAGCCAAGAAGCTGACCGTGGACAAAAACGGAGATGGCAAGATGGATCAGTACGGTCTGTCGGGTGCGTACTACGTACTTCATGAAACGTTGATTGGAAGTAACGGCGGCAAAATGTATGACGAGGCAGCGCAAAAGGCAGCGTTTGATTCACCCGAATCTTTGGAAGCGCTTAACTTCTTGTACAGCCTGTATAACGATCATAAAGTCGTAAAGGCTAACGCCGGTAATGATTGGGAAGACCCATCCAAGTTTTTCTCTGAAGGTAACATTGCGATGTACCCTGGCGGATTATGGGAAGTCGAAGGCCGTATTCTGGATAAGTTAAAGGACGAATGGGGTTATGTTTACATGCCCAAAGGTTCAAAAGCCAAAACCTATCTGGATACAGTCAACAGTACAGAAAGTTTTGTAATTCCCAAGGGTGTAAAGGATGCCGATATCATCGTGAAAATTTGGGAGGAGCTTCAGGACTTTGACAACTGGCAGGATAATCACCGTCTGTGGTTAGAAAACATTTTGCCTGATGAAGCTTCAATTGCTAACGCGATGAATGACAATGGTCAGGTTGAACGTGTATACGGTGCTCGTGCTGGTGGATTAGGTGTCAAGGAAGCGCTGGGTAGTGTGACTGAAAAGTTTGTAAAAGGTGAAGTGACGCCCTCAACAGGTGTAGCTCAGATCATTGGACCTGCACAGGCTGGAATCCAGAAGGTGCTCAAGGGAGAAAAGAGCAAGTAA
- a CDS encoding HAD-IA family hydrolase encodes MQNRPQLVFDIAGVLLSNISLRCWKEMIQESNLSAEQLKGHFGGVKRQLWTGAMKEEEFWDTLRESYPELPISRARDILFDSIVPLPAAQYLERWSESADIHLLSNHCQEWIEPNLRSLRPFTKSVTISNQVGLCKPEMEIYQLVGTYLGDGEKVLFIDDQEKNLHAARQLGWKTLLAYEKEDWTQEVEAFITS; translated from the coding sequence ATGCAGAATAGACCACAGCTCGTGTTCGATATCGCTGGTGTACTGTTAAGTAATATATCTTTAAGGTGCTGGAAAGAGATGATTCAGGAATCGAACCTGTCAGCAGAACAATTAAAAGGGCATTTTGGAGGAGTCAAAAGGCAGCTCTGGACAGGAGCAATGAAAGAAGAAGAGTTTTGGGACACATTACGGGAAAGTTATCCTGAGTTACCGATCAGCCGAGCGAGGGACATTTTGTTTGATTCGATCGTTCCTTTACCTGCTGCACAATATCTAGAGCGATGGAGCGAGTCTGCGGATATTCATCTGCTGAGCAATCATTGTCAGGAATGGATTGAACCGAATCTGCGAAGTTTGAGACCATTTACCAAAAGTGTAACCATCTCTAATCAAGTGGGCTTATGCAAACCGGAGATGGAGATATACCAGCTGGTCGGAACCTATCTTGGTGATGGGGAAAAAGTTTTATTTATTGATGATCAGGAAAAAAATCTGCATGCTGCCCGGCAGCTTGGCTGGAAGACGTTATTGGCTTATGAAAAGGAGGATTGGACTCAAGAAGTGGAAGCGTTCATCACATCCTGA
- a CDS encoding acetamidase/formamidase family protein, with product MAVSTHIIELTQENLIGSFTNEVKPILNIRSGDSVRFQTLDAGWGMGVRYTERLRPFPRQGEKDGGHALIGPIHIEEAEQGKTLEIIFNEIVPGSYGFTSAGGYPNWQNQKLHLTQVEELSLDWVLDRQAMRGTCEVQGKSYTVSLNPFMGVIGMPPESGGIHTTWPPRYCGGNIDCKELVQGSKLYLPVPVDGGYLALGDGHARQGDGEVSCQAIECAMEVVDITVNVIDNMKLDNPRAHTPTGWITFGFHEDLNEATVQALDGMLNLMGELYGLQRVEAIALGSAVIDLRITQIVNGVKGVHAFLPHDAFI from the coding sequence ATGGCTGTGAGTACACATATCATTGAATTAACGCAAGAAAATCTGATCGGTTCGTTTACAAATGAGGTCAAGCCCATATTGAACATACGGTCGGGGGATTCAGTCCGATTTCAGACACTGGATGCCGGTTGGGGCATGGGCGTAAGGTATACGGAACGTTTGAGACCGTTCCCGCGACAAGGTGAAAAAGATGGAGGTCACGCCTTAATCGGTCCAATTCATATTGAAGAAGCGGAGCAGGGAAAGACGCTGGAGATTATTTTCAATGAAATCGTACCCGGGAGTTACGGGTTTACTTCCGCTGGTGGATATCCAAACTGGCAGAATCAGAAGCTGCATCTAACACAGGTGGAGGAACTGTCTCTGGATTGGGTGCTTGATCGCCAAGCGATGAGAGGTACCTGTGAAGTGCAGGGTAAATCCTATACCGTATCGTTAAACCCGTTCATGGGTGTAATAGGGATGCCTCCGGAGTCAGGAGGCATTCATACCACTTGGCCGCCGCGCTATTGTGGAGGGAACATCGACTGCAAGGAATTGGTTCAGGGGAGTAAACTGTATTTACCGGTTCCAGTAGATGGCGGTTACCTTGCACTTGGTGACGGTCATGCACGACAAGGTGATGGGGAAGTCAGCTGTCAAGCTATCGAATGTGCTATGGAGGTTGTAGATATCACGGTTAATGTCATCGACAATATGAAATTGGATAATCCTCGTGCACATACGCCAACTGGCTGGATTACCTTTGGTTTTCATGAGGATCTGAATGAGGCGACGGTTCAAGCATTGGATGGCATGTTAAACCTGATGGGAGAATTATACGGCCTGCAGCGCGTGGAGGCGATTGCGCTGGGGAGTGCGGTTATCGATCTGCGCATCACGCAAATTGTCAATGGTGTGAAAGGTGTGCATGCTTTTCTGCCGCATGATGCTTTTATATAA
- a CDS encoding DinB family protein: MNKEMEHLLQTFEEWTLFVKTLTHLEEKIWNSSLEKGKWTIKSIVSHMMLWDRYFYKEAIEKIALHQPVTLRHLDFDEFNRKAVEYGSRTETAEIVDKAITYRHKIMNDIRALTDEQLHQTYLDAEGNPFYIPQYLKDFIWHDQHHMKPLKQYLDRLQT; the protein is encoded by the coding sequence GTGAATAAAGAAATGGAACATTTGCTTCAAACATTTGAAGAATGGACGCTGTTTGTCAAAACGTTGACTCATCTCGAAGAAAAGATCTGGAATTCAAGTCTGGAGAAAGGAAAGTGGACGATCAAATCCATCGTAAGTCATATGATGTTATGGGATCGTTATTTTTACAAGGAAGCGATTGAAAAGATTGCGCTGCATCAGCCTGTAACATTGAGACATCTGGATTTTGATGAGTTTAATCGCAAAGCTGTGGAGTATGGCAGCCGCACCGAAACAGCGGAAATCGTGGACAAAGCGATCACATACCGCCATAAAATTATGAATGATATTCGAGCGTTGACGGATGAACAGCTTCATCAAACGTATTTGGACGCAGAAGGTAACCCCTTCTATATTCCTCAATACCTCAAAGATTTTATATGGCATGATCAGCATCATATGAAACCGTTAAAACAATATCTTGATCGTCTTCAAACGTAG
- a CDS encoding DUF5662 family protein — protein sequence MLSAYWRYFLYVTEHKLNVLIECWHEGLYVQGLLHDLSKFAPEEFFPYAVKFYSGHKNEVTEQRWKNAWLHHQNHNKHHWEYWIVNRNTKEALPMPQKYIIEMVCDWRSFTRKWGRRVKDSNLAERMMNSEDVILHPKTRESLEQLLTRKANRDDSR from the coding sequence ATGCTTTCTGCCTATTGGAGGTATTTCTTATATGTAACGGAACATAAGCTGAATGTTTTAATCGAGTGCTGGCATGAAGGTTTATATGTACAGGGGCTGCTTCATGATTTGTCCAAGTTTGCTCCCGAAGAATTTTTCCCTTATGCAGTCAAATTTTATTCGGGACATAAGAATGAAGTGACAGAACAAAGATGGAAGAACGCATGGCTGCATCACCAGAATCATAATAAACATCATTGGGAGTACTGGATTGTAAACAGAAATACAAAAGAAGCTCTGCCTATGCCGCAAAAATATATTATAGAGATGGTATGTGACTGGAGATCTTTTACGAGAAAATGGGGCCGTAGAGTCAAAGACTCCAATCTGGCAGAACGCATGATGAACTCGGAAGATGTTATTTTGCATCCAAAGACGAGAGAATCGCTTGAACAGCTGCTTACTAGAAAGGCGAATCGTGATGATTCAAGATGA
- a CDS encoding DUF6886 family protein has product MLYHFSEDADIDIFIPRLKQNRPDFPAVVWAIDEQHEFTYYFPRNCPRIVIQRTNEISNEHQELFFKHTEADIIVTVEREWYTKIAGQSLYRYHLDEASFQLFDETAGYYISDQVITPSCVEKIDHLVERLLTRGVELRLTSNLYPLRDAVLQSDFKEFGIHRFNHAKKLLRSEN; this is encoded by the coding sequence GTGCTCTATCATTTCAGTGAAGATGCAGATATTGATATTTTTATTCCTAGATTGAAGCAGAATCGGCCTGATTTTCCGGCTGTAGTGTGGGCGATTGATGAGCAGCATGAATTTACCTATTATTTTCCGAGAAATTGTCCCCGTATTGTTATTCAGAGAACCAACGAAATCAGTAATGAACATCAGGAATTATTTTTCAAACATACGGAAGCTGATATTATTGTCACGGTTGAGCGTGAGTGGTACACCAAGATCGCAGGCCAATCGTTGTATCGATATCATCTGGATGAAGCCTCTTTTCAACTTTTTGATGAAACAGCGGGATATTACATTTCCGATCAGGTGATTACACCAAGCTGCGTAGAGAAAATAGATCACCTGGTAGAGAGGCTTTTGACGAGAGGTGTTGAGCTGCGGCTGACAAGCAATCTATATCCTTTGAGGGATGCGGTATTACAATCCGATTTCAAGGAATTTGGGATACATCGTTTTAATCATGCCAAGAAACTGTTGAGATCCGAAAATTAA
- a CDS encoding AAA family ATPase, producing MEKGKGRIIFLNGVTSSGKTSIVEEMQSYDDPFFYVVANDLFENTIGDKHLQTDYWKYLSEAIVLMYHTAKLFSDHGKHVLIDGILVERPELAPHYEQVKTIFEGYPLDIVELYCPLEICRQRNIERGDRREDQSEEQHRMMASDIQYSYTIDTSRHTPKECADRIINTLFKK from the coding sequence ATGGAAAAAGGCAAAGGCAGAATTATTTTTTTGAATGGCGTAACAAGCTCGGGAAAAACGTCTATCGTAGAAGAGATGCAGTCTTACGATGATCCATTCTTCTACGTTGTGGCGAATGATTTATTTGAGAACACAATCGGAGACAAACATCTCCAGACCGATTACTGGAAGTATTTAAGCGAAGCCATAGTGCTGATGTATCATACAGCCAAGCTGTTTTCAGACCACGGCAAGCATGTATTGATCGATGGAATTCTGGTGGAACGACCGGAGCTTGCGCCGCATTATGAACAAGTCAAAACGATTTTTGAAGGATATCCACTGGATATTGTGGAGCTGTATTGTCCTCTGGAGATCTGTCGTCAGCGCAATATTGAACGTGGTGACCGAAGAGAAGATCAGTCGGAAGAGCAGCACCGAATGATGGCTTCCGATATTCAATACAGTTATACTATCGATACGAGCAGGCACACGCCTAAAGAATGTGCCGACAGGATCATCAACACGCTTTTTAAAAAGTGA
- a CDS encoding metallophosphoesterase family protein: MHRTLMVSDIHGCIDTFNQLLHDVDYNSTYDQLMLLGDYVDRGPSSKEVVDKVMKLVHEHHAVALKGNHDQRFVDFIQEGSSAIQSRFMEHGGLPTLESYCQLKDEISDTRLQQARKSIQSDYSHHIHFLSSLPLFHEDENHIYVHAGLNPDYSDWKQQPEHDFMYIKHKFIQHTFTDLYKKVVFGHTKTIDIHGKADVWFAADKIGIDGGCAFGMQLNGLIYQDSSYSTVQQVNQSMRPLA; the protein is encoded by the coding sequence ATGCATCGAACGCTCATGGTTAGTGATATTCATGGTTGTATTGATACGTTTAACCAGTTATTACATGATGTCGATTACAATTCGACCTATGATCAGTTAATGCTGCTAGGGGACTATGTAGATCGAGGTCCCAGCAGTAAAGAAGTTGTGGATAAGGTGATGAAATTAGTACACGAACATCATGCGGTCGCATTAAAAGGCAACCACGACCAGCGGTTCGTAGATTTTATACAAGAGGGGAGTTCCGCTATTCAATCCAGATTTATGGAACATGGAGGGCTTCCAACGCTTGAAAGTTACTGTCAGCTGAAAGATGAAATTTCGGATACACGGCTGCAGCAGGCGAGGAAATCTATTCAATCGGACTACAGCCACCATATTCATTTTTTGAGCAGCCTGCCGCTATTCCATGAAGATGAAAACCATATTTATGTTCATGCTGGATTGAACCCGGATTATAGTGATTGGAAGCAGCAGCCGGAGCATGATTTTATGTATATCAAACATAAATTTATCCAGCATACGTTTACAGATTTATACAAAAAAGTGGTCTTTGGACATACCAAAACGATCGATATTCATGGAAAAGCGGATGTTTGGTTTGCCGCAGACAAGATTGGCATCGATGGTGGATGTGCTTTTGGAATGCAGCTGAATGGTTTGATTTATCAAGATTCTTCGTACTCGACTGTGCAGCAGGTTAATCAAAGTATGAGGCCGCTTGCGTAG
- a CDS encoding class I SAM-dependent methyltransferase — protein MNDQDLLNFYLNMREKEAYQWNLSPAGLYLELGTREFLAKHFDVFSGMNALNVGIGVGEWDDYIGYLINGSGCLTSIDIDSYICNIFKYRQHREGHPNASTVICEDFLVSKLPQHHYDLVTMIGSALHETGAYRKALQKISDVLKPNGQWMYMDFDKYHKKEELFEILHELKLELVHIEEFNRYPNASFYCMKIRKLI, from the coding sequence ATGAATGATCAAGATCTATTGAATTTTTATTTAAATATGAGAGAAAAGGAAGCCTATCAGTGGAATCTCTCGCCTGCAGGCTTGTATTTGGAACTGGGGACGAGGGAGTTTTTAGCCAAACACTTTGATGTGTTCAGCGGGATGAATGCGCTTAATGTAGGGATTGGCGTAGGCGAATGGGATGATTATATCGGATATCTTATAAACGGATCAGGTTGTTTGACGAGTATCGATATCGATTCTTATATTTGTAACATATTCAAATACCGGCAGCATAGGGAGGGGCATCCCAATGCCTCTACAGTAATATGTGAAGACTTTTTAGTAAGCAAGCTGCCTCAACATCATTATGATCTCGTCACGATGATCGGTTCAGCTCTTCATGAGACAGGCGCATACCGTAAAGCTTTGCAAAAAATATCCGATGTATTAAAACCAAATGGTCAATGGATGTACATGGATTTTGATAAATATCATAAAAAAGAAGAATTATTTGAAATATTACATGAGTTAAAGTTGGAGTTAGTACATATCGAAGAGTTCAATCGGTACCCGAATGCCAGCTTTTATTGTATGAAGATCAGAAAGTTAATTTAA
- a CDS encoding AAA family ATPase: MNRTLYVISGPPGVGKSTTSQQLVQVLSKSAYISGDTISHIPVNGRGKPWVCKETYDLTWKNIYSLTRNLLEQDYDVVIDYVAFPSEVKRLVQQLTDLEFRLVYVVLLVDQNTLVSRDQSRAEEVRMGERSLVLLEEFETCPTLKEQTKLYTQHYSTEQLTEIIEDIQNNPRFIWEGDAQS; encoded by the coding sequence ATGAACAGAACATTATATGTGATCTCGGGGCCTCCTGGTGTCGGGAAGTCTACAACTTCACAACAACTGGTTCAAGTATTAAGTAAAAGTGCATACATTTCTGGGGATACAATCAGTCATATTCCAGTGAATGGACGAGGGAAACCCTGGGTGTGTAAAGAGACGTATGATTTAACATGGAAAAATATATACAGCTTAACTCGGAATCTGTTAGAACAGGATTATGATGTGGTTATTGACTATGTTGCCTTTCCTTCAGAAGTAAAGCGGCTTGTACAGCAGCTGACTGATCTGGAATTCCGACTCGTTTATGTCGTTTTATTGGTTGATCAGAATACCTTGGTGAGTAGGGATCAATCGAGAGCCGAAGAAGTGAGGATGGGCGAGCGCAGTCTGGTTTTACTAGAGGAATTTGAAACATGTCCGACCTTAAAAGAGCAAACCAAACTCTATACGCAGCATTATAGCACAGAACAGTTAACTGAAATTATTGAAGATATTCAAAACAATCCGAGATTCATTTGGGAAGGAGATGCCCAAAGTTGA
- a CDS encoding GNAT family N-acetyltransferase, with translation MYHYRMGQKKDLAQVTDLTISWTEEDLTLGYENVAWTPEKLEKKLNDYFYVVELQDAIVGYAFGEIRQGNAVPVIPQSDAYLEIHEVYIHPQHRSQGIGRQLVTCLIDKACEHQVERALVGSSNRRWKDTAAFYEELGFHMWYIQMYK, from the coding sequence ATGTACCACTACCGGATGGGCCAGAAGAAAGATCTTGCTCAAGTCACCGATCTCACGATCAGTTGGACAGAAGAGGACCTCACTTTGGGATACGAGAATGTGGCTTGGACTCCAGAAAAACTAGAAAAGAAGCTGAATGATTACTTCTACGTCGTCGAACTGCAGGATGCGATTGTTGGTTATGCCTTTGGGGAGATCAGGCAGGGTAATGCAGTGCCGGTCATTCCTCAGTCAGACGCTTATTTGGAGATTCATGAAGTCTATATTCACCCTCAACATCGGAGTCAAGGGATCGGCCGGCAGCTTGTCACATGTCTAATCGATAAAGCGTGTGAGCACCAAGTGGAGAGGGCTTTGGTTGGATCATCCAATCGAAGATGGAAAGATACGGCGGCATTTTACGAGGAACTAGGATTTCATATGTGGTACATCCAGATGTATAAATAG
- a CDS encoding helicase, giving the protein MPEQEEIYPNCPVKIRVVEVGGLTPSELQIKLRQCSIQINEYGKTLLGSEEFITSHTKKRLVTVELAVKHLGFREGAATLPLFQRADDLGLRLCPLELGPYLGMQYWHQFEVNAAAASKGNQAPPGAVTIASQPISEDDYFPEGFYLRRINDELWLRGYAADDLHVWNPDDRFIFGKA; this is encoded by the coding sequence GTGCCTGAACAGGAAGAAATATACCCTAACTGTCCCGTGAAAATAAGGGTAGTTGAAGTTGGAGGCCTAACCCCATCGGAGCTTCAAATCAAACTGCGGCAGTGCTCAATTCAAATAAATGAATACGGAAAAACATTGTTAGGTAGCGAGGAATTCATTACATCTCATACAAAGAAAAGATTGGTTACGGTTGAATTAGCCGTTAAACATCTGGGATTTAGGGAGGGAGCTGCGACGCTGCCGCTCTTTCAAAGAGCGGATGACCTCGGACTGAGATTATGTCCATTGGAGTTAGGCCCCTATCTTGGAATGCAGTATTGGCATCAATTCGAAGTAAATGCGGCAGCTGCCTCGAAAGGGAATCAGGCCCCTCCAGGGGCGGTTACCATTGCATCACAGCCTATTAGTGAAGATGATTATTTTCCAGAAGGTTTTTATCTCAGACGTATAAACGACGAGCTGTGGTTGCGTGGGTACGCTGCGGATGATCTGCATGTGTGGAACCCCGATGATCGTTTTATCTTTGGTAAAGCTTGA
- a CDS encoding YfiT family bacillithiol transferase translates to MNDKVRYPIGNFEPIRKFTDKSRKHIIDQVPGIAKSLRESVQYIDDEQLHIPYRKGGWTISQIIHHLADNDMNAYIRFKRALTEEEPLAGSYREDAWASLHDYADLPLEDSIMLLEILHKRFYTLLCGLDPDQFRRKLQTEVLGTISLDTALQRFVWHGQHHIAQITSFQASQGSQLE, encoded by the coding sequence TTGAATGATAAGGTCCGTTATCCAATAGGGAACTTTGAGCCTATTCGCAAGTTCACTGATAAGAGTCGAAAGCACATCATCGATCAAGTTCCCGGAATCGCGAAGTCATTAAGAGAGAGTGTACAGTATATCGATGATGAGCAGCTGCATATTCCTTATCGCAAAGGCGGCTGGACGATCTCACAGATTATCCATCACCTTGCTGATAATGATATGAACGCTTATATCCGATTCAAAAGAGCATTGACTGAAGAGGAGCCGCTGGCAGGCTCTTATCGTGAAGATGCTTGGGCATCATTGCATGACTATGCAGACCTACCTTTGGAGGACTCGATTATGCTGCTGGAGATACTCCATAAGCGATTTTATACGCTGCTGTGCGGGTTAGATCCTGATCAGTTTCGTCGGAAACTCCAGACAGAAGTATTGGGTACAATTTCACTAGATACTGCTCTACAACGTTTTGTATGGCATGGACAGCATCATATTGCTCAAATTACATCTTTTCAAGCGTCACAAGGGAGTCAATTAGAATAA